The Leptotrichia sp. OH3620_COT-345 genomic sequence CCTACATTATTACTGACAATTATTTTTTCTTTGGCTGTTGTTACATTTTTCGTATTAGTTCCTTTATGGAACATATTTCTGGAAAGTTTGAAAGTAGATAAAGGAAAATTCGGTTTTGGAAATTATGTAGAATCCCTCACTTCAACAGGAAACTTTCAAGTAATAGTAAACACAATTTTGCTGGGCTTTGTGACATCCGCTATTTCTTTAATAATAGGATTCTTCTTTGCCTACGTATCTGTATATATTAAAGTTAAAGGAAAAAAGATCTTTGATTTTATTGCAATGTTACCTATAATCTCACCTCCTTTCGTCATTGCACTGTCGGCAATAATGTTATTCGGAAGACAGGGAATTATTACAAATAAACTACTGGGTCTTAAAGGATTTGAAATATATGGATTTCACGGTCTTGTACTCGTACAGGTTTTGAGTTTTTTCCCTATTGCATATATGATGCTTGTAGGGCTGCTTCAAATGATCGATCCGTCAGTGGAAGAAGCTGCAAGATCACTGGGAGCCTCAAGATTCAAAGTGTTTTCCACCGTTACATTCCCTCTAATGGTACCCGGACTTGCAAATGCTTTTCTGCTCGTTTTTATACAATCCATTGCGGATTATGCAAATCCTTTTGTAATAGGAGGAAAATTTACTACAATTGCTGTAAAAATATTTCAGGAAGGAGTCGGAAATTATGAGTTGGGCATAGCAACTGCACTTTCCATAATACTCCTTTCTCTATCAATTACAATGTTTACAATACAAAGATATTACATTAACAAAAAATCTTATGTTACGGTAACAGGAAAAGTTTCAAGAGAAAGAGAGCTTATTAACAGTAAAAAAATAGTAACTCCCGTATTTATAGCACTGTTGATTTTGACATCATTCGTAATAGCCATGTATATATTAATACCTTTAAGTTCATTCGTAGAAATATTCGGTATAAAAAATAACTTTACTCTTAAACATTACAGAGAAATTTTCAGATTCAAAAACAGGATTGCTCCTATAATCGCTACAACAAATTTATCATTCTGGGCAACATTGATAGCAAGTATTTTTTCAATGATTATCGCATTCCTGATTGTCAGAAAAAACTTTATAGGAAAAACTTTTATAGAGTTTACGACTATTATGGCACTCGCCATACCGGGAACAATAATAGGTATAGGTTATGCTATAAGCTATAACAGAGTATACAAAATTCCTTTCACAAATATAACTGTAATTCCTACACTTACAGGAACTGCATTTATTATTGTAATGGCATTTATTATAAGAAGCCTGCCTGTAGGAGTACGTTCAGGAATGAGTGCATTAAATCAGATCGATCCGTCTATTGAAGAAGCTTCTACAATACTCGGAGCATCAAGTAGACAGACATTTTTTAAAGTTACTATCCCAATGATAAGGGAAGCTTTCCTCAGCGGTCTTATATACTCTTTTGCAAGAAGCATGACTCTTGTAAGTACTGTAGTATTCCTTATTTCGGCAAAATGGAAACTGTTGACTCCTGAAATAATGAATCATATTGATCAGGGAAGAATAGGAATCGCTTCAGCTTACTGTACAATTTTAATAATAATCGTATCAGCATTTATGATAACTGTAAAAATACTTATGTCGTTTACAAATGCAAAAAAATAACTGAAAATAACCAAAGGAGAGCGAAATGAACGAATCAAAAAACTTAATAATAAAAAATCTGTCAAAAACGTTTATAACAAAATCAAGAAGAGTGGATGCCGTAAAAAATGTAAATTTGTCAATTAATTCAGGAGAATTTGTCTGTCTTCTCGGACCGTCAGGATGTGGGAAAACAACGGTTCTCAGAATGATTGCAGGATTTGAAATACCTACTGAGGGAAGTATCGAAATAGGAGGAAAAGACATTGCTTATCTAACTCCTGATAAAAGAGGAATTTCAATGGTTTTTCAAAACTACGCTTTATTCCCTCATATGAATGTCTATGACAATATCGCTTACGGTCTTAAACTTCAGAAAAAAAGTAAAAGTGAAATAGATGAGCGTGTGCATAAAATACTGGATTTAATGAAAATGGAAGATTTTGCCGAACGTGTTCCGTCACAAATGTCGGGAGGTCAACAACAAAGAGTTTCTCTTGCAAGGGCATTAATAATGAATTCAGCTGTATTACTGTTTGATGAACCTTTGTCAAATCTTGATGCAAAATTAAGACTCCATATGAGAGATGAAATAAGAAAACTTCAACAGGAAGTTGGAATTACTTCAATTTACGTGACTCATGATCAGGCTGAAGCAATGGCTCTTTCAGATAAAATCATTTTAATGAAAGACGGTGAAATTGTTCAAATCGGAAGTCCTCAGGAAATATATCAAAAACCTAACTGTGAGTTTGCTGCTAAATTTATCGGAAGAGCAAACATACTGGATGCAAAAATTGTTCAAAAAGGAAATGATTTTA encodes the following:
- a CDS encoding iron ABC transporter permease produces the protein MSNDFKLKLNHELKNIRKLINDPTLLLTIIFSLAVVTFFVLVPLWNIFLESLKVDKGKFGFGNYVESLTSTGNFQVIVNTILLGFVTSAISLIIGFFFAYVSVYIKVKGKKIFDFIAMLPIISPPFVIALSAIMLFGRQGIITNKLLGLKGFEIYGFHGLVLVQVLSFFPIAYMMLVGLLQMIDPSVEEAARSLGASRFKVFSTVTFPLMVPGLANAFLLVFIQSIADYANPFVIGGKFTTIAVKIFQEGVGNYELGIATALSIILLSLSITMFTIQRYYINKKSYVTVTGKVSRERELINSKKIVTPVFIALLILTSFVIAMYILIPLSSFVEIFGIKNNFTLKHYREIFRFKNRIAPIIATTNLSFWATLIASIFSMIIAFLIVRKNFIGKTFIEFTTIMALAIPGTIIGIGYAISYNRVYKIPFTNITVIPTLTGTAFIIVMAFIIRSLPVGVRSGMSALNQIDPSIEEASTILGASSRQTFFKVTIPMIREAFLSGLIYSFARSMTLVSTVVFLISAKWKLLTPEIMNHIDQGRIGIASAYCTILIIIVSAFMITVKILMSFTNAKK
- a CDS encoding ABC transporter ATP-binding protein is translated as MNESKNLIIKNLSKTFITKSRRVDAVKNVNLSINSGEFVCLLGPSGCGKTTVLRMIAGFEIPTEGSIEIGGKDIAYLTPDKRGISMVFQNYALFPHMNVYDNIAYGLKLQKKSKSEIDERVHKILDLMKMEDFAERVPSQMSGGQQQRVSLARALIMNSAVLLFDEPLSNLDAKLRLHMRDEIRKLQQEVGITSIYVTHDQAEAMALSDKIILMKDGEIVQIGSPQEIYQKPNCEFAAKFIGRANILDAKIVQKGNDFTKIKLLGSEYNVPEVTEHNTDDDVKVVVRPESIDFSKNMNTLKVTKSVFMGENHEYEVQYENDIIEIILSNPHGKEVKKVGEMLTFGIDEEAIHIL